A stretch of the Mesorhizobium huakuii genome encodes the following:
- a CDS encoding HAD family hydrolase encodes MTPELVIFDCDGVLVDSEALSISALLGMIELAGGSVSEDAAYEHFLGKSMKSVREILGRDFGLEISDQHLTAMRVDLMRKFREELKPIPGVKEMLPKLGLPFCVASSGTLERIRYALEVTGLLGLMEPHLFSAAMVAKGKPAPDLFLHAAASMRAHPRKCLVIEDSPAGVAAARAAGMRVFAFTGGSHAGNPALKARLASSEPDFIFADMLQLPDLIAGLGARVRAS; translated from the coding sequence ATGACGCCTGAACTGGTCATCTTCGACTGCGACGGCGTGCTGGTCGACAGCGAAGCGCTCTCCATCTCGGCGCTGCTCGGCATGATCGAACTTGCCGGCGGCAGCGTCAGTGAGGACGCCGCCTACGAGCATTTCCTCGGCAAGAGCATGAAAAGCGTGCGCGAGATCCTTGGACGCGACTTCGGCCTGGAGATCAGCGATCAGCATCTGACCGCCATGCGTGTCGACCTGATGCGCAAGTTCCGTGAGGAGCTGAAGCCGATTCCCGGCGTCAAGGAGATGTTGCCGAAGCTTGGCCTGCCGTTCTGCGTCGCCTCGTCGGGCACGCTGGAACGCATCCGCTATGCGCTCGAGGTCACCGGCCTGCTCGGGCTGATGGAGCCGCATCTGTTCAGTGCCGCCATGGTTGCCAAGGGCAAGCCGGCGCCCGACCTTTTCCTGCATGCCGCCGCCAGCATGCGGGCGCATCCGCGCAAATGCCTCGTCATCGAGGACAGTCCGGCCGGTGTCGCGGCGGCGCGCGCGGCGGGCATGCGCGTCTTTGCCTTCACCGGCGGGTCGCATGCCGGCAACCCCGCACTGAAAGCGCGGCTTGCGTCGAGTGAACCGGACTTTAT
- a CDS encoding mannitol dehydrogenase family protein, translated as MTVKLSSANLANLPAKVGGPKYDRSKLKAGIVHFGVGNFHRSHQAVYLDDLFNSGVGHDWALVGAGVFDGEKVGRGRLQEQDWLTTVVEQDDGHMSARVTGAMIDFLMPGDAAGIIERLADPAIKIVSLTITEGGYFIDPASGKFNPAHPDIVADAQPGATPKTVFGLILAGLVRRRDEGTVPFTVMSCDNIPHNGHVTSDGVIGLARLIDEDLASWVSGHVAFPNGMVDRITPATTDRERGILAKDFGVEDAWPVFCEPFRQWVLEDRFTDGRPPLEKVGVQFVKDVAPYELMKIRILNGGHATIAYPAGLMDIHFVHEAMQEPLVRGFLDKLEHDEIIPTVPPVPDTVLEDYYQLIEKRFSNPKIGDTIRRLCLDGSNRQPKFIIPTIADRLKAGKGVAGLALESALWCRYCFGTTDSGAVIEPNDPSWDRLQATAKAAKDAPAAWLAMEDIYGDVGRATAFVEAFSHALNVLWANGARATLTRYIAGKL; from the coding sequence ATGACCGTGAAACTCTCTTCCGCCAATCTCGCCAACCTCCCCGCCAAGGTCGGCGGTCCGAAATATGACCGTTCAAAGCTCAAGGCCGGCATCGTGCACTTCGGCGTCGGCAATTTCCATCGCTCGCACCAGGCGGTCTATCTCGACGATCTCTTCAATTCAGGTGTCGGCCATGACTGGGCGCTGGTCGGGGCCGGCGTATTCGATGGCGAGAAGGTCGGTCGCGGCAGGCTCCAAGAGCAGGACTGGCTGACCACGGTGGTCGAGCAGGATGACGGCCATATGAGCGCCCGTGTCACTGGCGCGATGATCGACTTCCTGATGCCGGGCGATGCGGCCGGCATCATCGAACGGCTGGCTGATCCGGCGATCAAGATCGTGTCGCTGACCATCACCGAAGGCGGCTATTTCATCGACCCGGCGTCGGGCAAATTCAACCCGGCCCATCCGGATATCGTTGCTGACGCGCAGCCCGGTGCTACGCCGAAGACGGTGTTCGGCCTCATCCTCGCCGGGCTGGTGCGCCGGCGCGACGAAGGCACCGTGCCGTTCACGGTGATGTCCTGCGACAACATCCCCCACAATGGCCATGTCACCTCGGACGGCGTCATCGGTCTGGCGCGGCTGATCGACGAGGATCTGGCCAGCTGGGTGAGCGGCCATGTCGCCTTTCCCAATGGCATGGTGGATCGCATCACACCGGCCACGACGGATCGCGAGCGCGGCATCCTGGCCAAGGATTTCGGCGTCGAGGACGCCTGGCCAGTGTTCTGCGAACCGTTCCGGCAATGGGTGCTGGAGGATCGCTTCACCGATGGCCGTCCGCCGCTGGAAAAGGTCGGCGTGCAGTTCGTCAAAGACGTCGCGCCCTACGAGTTGATGAAGATCCGCATCCTCAATGGCGGCCATGCCACCATTGCCTATCCGGCTGGGCTGATGGACATCCATTTCGTCCATGAAGCGATGCAGGAGCCTCTGGTGCGCGGCTTTCTCGACAAGCTCGAGCATGACGAGATCATCCCGACGGTGCCGCCGGTGCCGGACACGGTGCTGGAGGACTATTACCAGCTCATCGAGAAGCGCTTCTCCAATCCCAAGATCGGCGACACCATCCGCCGGCTCTGCCTCGATGGCTCCAACCGTCAGCCGAAATTCATCATCCCGACCATCGCCGACCGGCTGAAGGCAGGGAAAGGTGTCGCCGGCCTGGCGCTGGAGTCCGCACTTTGGTGCCGATACTGCTTCGGCACGACGGACAGCGGCGCCGTCATCGAACCCAACGATCCGAGCTGGGACCGGCTGCAGGCAACGGCAAAGGCGGCAAAGGATGCGCCCGCCGCCTGGCTCGCCATGGAGGACATCTATGGCGATGTCGGCCGCGCCACGGCGTTTGTCGAGGCCTTCAGCCATGCGCTCAACGTGCTGTGGGCCAACGGCGCCCGCGCCACGCTGACGCGCTACATCGCCGGCAAGCTCTGA
- a CDS encoding L-iditol 2-dehydrogenase, whose protein sequence is MRLAGKSALITGSARGIGKAFAEAYVREGATVAIADINLEAAQKTAAEIGANAYAVKLDVTDQASIDAAVKAVESKAGGLDILINNAALFDLAPIVEISRASYEKLFSVNVAGTLFMLQAAARSMIARGKGGKIINMASQAGRRGEALVGVYCATKAAVISLTQSAGLDLIKHRINVNGIAPGVVDSDMWDQVDALFAKYENRPKGEKKRLVGEGVPYGRMGKPEDLAGMAVFLASDEAEYIVAQTYNVDGGQWMS, encoded by the coding sequence ATGCGCCTGGCCGGCAAATCGGCGCTGATCACGGGTTCGGCGCGTGGCATCGGCAAGGCTTTTGCCGAAGCCTATGTGCGCGAAGGCGCCACGGTGGCGATTGCCGACATCAACCTTGAGGCCGCGCAAAAGACGGCCGCCGAGATCGGCGCCAATGCCTATGCCGTCAAACTCGATGTCACGGATCAGGCCTCCATCGACGCCGCGGTGAAGGCGGTGGAAAGCAAGGCCGGCGGCCTCGACATATTGATCAACAACGCGGCCTTGTTCGATCTGGCGCCGATCGTCGAGATCTCCCGGGCAAGCTACGAGAAATTGTTTTCCGTCAATGTCGCCGGCACGCTGTTCATGCTGCAGGCGGCTGCCCGCTCGATGATCGCGCGGGGCAAGGGCGGCAAAATCATCAACATGGCAAGCCAGGCCGGGCGGCGTGGCGAGGCGCTGGTCGGCGTCTATTGCGCCACCAAGGCCGCCGTCATCTCGCTGACCCAGTCGGCGGGCCTCGACCTGATCAAGCACCGCATCAACGTCAACGGCATCGCGCCCGGGGTCGTGGACAGCGACATGTGGGATCAAGTCGACGCCCTGTTCGCCAAATATGAGAACCGGCCGAAGGGCGAGAAGAAGAGGCTTGTCGGCGAAGGGGTGCCTTACGGCCGCATGGGCAAGCCGGAGGATCTCGCCGGCATGGCGGTCTTCCTGGCCAGTGACGAGGCCGAGTACATCGTCGCCCAGACCTACAATGTCGATGGCGGCCAGTGGATGAGTTGA
- a CDS encoding ABC transporter ATP-binding protein produces MGNITLKNVSKSFGATSIIPGLDLVIENGEFVVFVGPSGCGKSTLLRLIAGLEDTSGGTINIDGRDVTGEAPAKRKLAMVFQSYALYPHMTVAKNIAFPLKMAGEDQATIDKKVKDAARVLNLTNYLERRPGQLSGGQRQRVAIGRAIVRQPSAFLFDEPLSNLDAALRGTMRLEISELHHQLKTTMIYVTHDQVEAMTMADKIVVLNAGNIEQVGSPMELYKTPRNLFVAGFIGSPKMNLIEGAPAAKHGAKTIGIRPEHMDISTTAGEWKATVGVAEHLGSDTFLHVQTDGVGPLTVRADGELAVHHGDTIYLTPDKAKLHRFGADGKAM; encoded by the coding sequence ATGGGAAACATCACGCTCAAGAACGTCTCCAAGTCCTTCGGGGCGACGTCAATCATCCCCGGCCTCGACCTGGTGATCGAGAATGGCGAGTTCGTCGTCTTCGTCGGCCCGTCGGGTTGCGGCAAGTCCACGCTGCTGCGACTGATCGCCGGGCTGGAGGACACCAGCGGCGGCACCATCAACATCGATGGCCGTGACGTCACCGGCGAGGCGCCGGCCAAGCGCAAGCTTGCCATGGTGTTCCAGTCCTACGCGCTCTATCCGCATATGACGGTGGCCAAGAACATCGCCTTCCCGCTGAAGATGGCGGGCGAGGACCAGGCGACCATCGACAAGAAGGTAAAGGACGCGGCACGCGTCTTGAACCTCACCAACTATCTCGAACGGCGGCCCGGCCAGCTCTCAGGCGGCCAGCGCCAGCGCGTCGCCATCGGCCGCGCCATCGTGCGCCAGCCCTCGGCCTTCCTGTTCGACGAACCGCTCTCCAACCTCGATGCGGCCCTTCGCGGCACGATGCGGCTGGAGATCAGCGAGTTGCACCACCAGCTCAAGACCACCATGATCTACGTCACCCACGACCAGGTCGAAGCCATGACCATGGCCGACAAGATCGTCGTGCTGAATGCCGGCAATATCGAGCAGGTCGGCTCGCCGATGGAGCTCTACAAGACGCCGCGCAACCTGTTCGTCGCCGGCTTCATCGGCTCGCCGAAGATGAACCTGATCGAGGGCGCGCCAGCCGCCAAACATGGCGCCAAGACCATCGGTATCCGCCCCGAACATATGGATATCTCAACCACGGCGGGCGAATGGAAAGCCACCGTCGGCGTTGCCGAACATCTGGGCTCCGACACCTTCCTGCATGTCCAGACCGATGGCGTCGGGCCGCTGACGGTGCGCGCCGACGGCGAGTTAGCCGTCCATCACGGTGACACCATCTATCTGACGCCCGACAAGGCCAAGCTGCATCGCTTCGGTGCCGACGGAAAGGCAATGTGA
- a CDS encoding carbohydrate ABC transporter permease produces MARAVTTRHKTIATAAAWIVALLIFFPILYTIITSFKSEQEAIQGFALIPSGTFESYTEVQAQSGYFKFFFNSVLLSVGSTILALLVAIPAAWSMAFSPTKRTKDILMWMLSTKMMPAVAVLFPIYLIFRDTGLLDSRIGLMVMLMLINLPIVVWMLYTYFREIPGEILEAARMDGASLWNEIIYVLTPMAVPGIASTMLLNIILAWNEAFWTIRLTTTDAAPLTAFISSFSSPQGLFWAKLSAASTLAIAPILIMGWFSQKQLVRGLTFGAVK; encoded by the coding sequence ATGGCCCGTGCAGTCACCACCCGGCACAAGACGATCGCGACGGCTGCGGCCTGGATCGTCGCGCTGCTGATCTTCTTCCCGATCCTCTACACGATCATAACCTCGTTCAAGTCGGAACAGGAGGCGATCCAGGGTTTCGCCCTGATCCCGTCCGGAACGTTCGAGAGTTATACCGAGGTTCAGGCGCAGAGCGGCTACTTCAAGTTCTTCTTCAATTCGGTGCTGCTCTCGGTCGGCTCAACCATCCTGGCCTTGCTGGTCGCCATTCCGGCGGCATGGTCGATGGCGTTCTCGCCGACCAAGCGGACCAAGGACATTCTGATGTGGATGCTGTCCACCAAGATGATGCCGGCTGTCGCGGTGCTGTTCCCGATCTACCTGATCTTCCGCGACACCGGCCTGCTCGACAGCCGCATCGGCCTGATGGTCATGCTGATGCTGATCAACCTGCCGATCGTGGTGTGGATGCTCTACACCTACTTCCGCGAGATCCCTGGCGAAATCCTGGAAGCGGCGCGCATGGACGGCGCCTCGCTGTGGAACGAGATCATCTATGTGCTGACCCCGATGGCGGTGCCCGGCATTGCCTCGACCATGCTCTTGAACATCATCCTGGCCTGGAACGAGGCGTTCTGGACGATCCGCCTGACCACCACGGATGCTGCTCCGCTCACCGCCTTCATCAGTTCCTTCTCCAGCCCGCAAGGCCTGTTCTGGGCCAAGCTTTCGGCCGCCTCGACGCTGGCGATCGCGCCGATCCTGATCATGGGCTGGTTCAGCCAGAAGCAGCTGGTGCGCGGCCTGACCTTTGGCGCCGTGAAATAA
- a CDS encoding carbohydrate ABC transporter permease, which translates to MATQQTRSLARFMMAPSVVLLFVWMIVPLVITLWFSFQQYNPLNPIRDGFVGFSNYALFYSNPAFLQSILNTLILVISVLLITVIGGILLALLIDQPMWGQGIVRILVISPFFVMPPVAALVWKNMIMHPQYGVFADIARFFGAQPIDWFGQHPMTAIIIIVAWQWLPFATLILLTALQSLDGEQKEAAEMDGAGFISRFIYLTLPHMSRAITVVILIQTIFLLSVYAEILVTTNGGPGYASTNLPFLVYQKALLEFKIGQASAGGVIAVILANIVAFFAMRAVGKNLDK; encoded by the coding sequence ATGGCTACTCAGCAGACCCGTTCGCTTGCCCGTTTCATGATGGCGCCATCTGTCGTGCTGCTGTTCGTCTGGATGATCGTGCCGCTGGTCATCACCCTCTGGTTCTCCTTCCAGCAGTACAATCCGCTCAACCCGATCCGCGACGGCTTCGTTGGTTTCTCCAACTATGCGCTGTTCTATTCCAACCCCGCCTTCCTGCAATCGATCCTCAACACCTTGATCCTGGTGATCAGCGTTCTGTTGATCACGGTGATCGGCGGCATCCTGCTGGCGCTTTTGATCGATCAGCCGATGTGGGGACAGGGGATCGTGCGCATCCTCGTCATTTCACCGTTCTTCGTCATGCCGCCAGTGGCCGCACTGGTCTGGAAGAACATGATCATGCACCCGCAATACGGAGTGTTCGCCGACATAGCGCGCTTCTTCGGGGCGCAACCGATCGACTGGTTCGGGCAACATCCGATGACGGCGATCATCATCATCGTCGCCTGGCAGTGGCTGCCTTTCGCGACATTGATCCTTTTGACCGCGCTGCAATCGCTCGACGGCGAGCAGAAGGAAGCCGCCGAAATGGACGGCGCCGGCTTTATCAGCCGCTTCATCTATCTGACGCTGCCGCACATGTCGCGCGCCATCACCGTGGTCATCCTGATCCAGACCATCTTCCTGCTCTCGGTCTATGCCGAGATCCTGGTCACTACCAATGGCGGCCCCGGCTACGCCTCCACCAACCTGCCCTTCCTCGTCTACCAGAAGGCGTTGCTGGAGTTCAAAATCGGCCAGGCATCCGCGGGCGGCGTGATCGCCGTCATTCTCGCCAATATCGTCGCCTTCTTCGCCATGCGCGCGGTCGGCAAGAACCTCGACAAGTAA
- a CDS encoding ABC transporter substrate-binding protein, with amino-acid sequence MKLRTLTLGLLSASALAFAAHAESITIATVNNGDMVRMQKLTEDFTKANPDIQLNWVTLEENVLRERVTTDIATKGGQYDVMTIGTYEVPIWAKQSWLLPLDKLGDDYDAKDIIPAIAGGLSVDGKLYAAPFYGESSFVMYRKDLMEKAGLKMPDAPTWDFIKQAADKMTDRANGVNGVCLRGKAGWGENMAFLTAMSNSFGARWFDENWKPQFDQPEWKNTLQFYVDLMKADGPEGASSNGFNENLALFQQGKCGMWIDATVAASFVSDPKNSTVADKVGYALAPDNGLGKRGNWLWAWSLAIPAGTKKADAAEKFVSWATSKHYAELVAAKEGWANVPPGTRSSLYANAEYQKAAPFAKMTLDSINAADPTHPTVKPVPYVGVQFVAIPEFQGLGTTVGQLFSAALAGQSSVDDALKQAQDAATAAMTEGGYIK; translated from the coding sequence ATGAAACTGCGCACGCTCACCCTGGGCTTGTTGTCGGCCAGCGCTCTCGCTTTTGCCGCACATGCCGAATCCATCACCATCGCCACCGTCAACAATGGCGACATGGTCCGCATGCAGAAGCTGACCGAAGACTTCACCAAGGCGAACCCCGACATCCAGCTCAACTGGGTGACGCTCGAAGAAAACGTGCTGCGCGAGCGCGTCACCACCGACATCGCCACCAAGGGTGGCCAGTATGACGTGATGACCATCGGCACCTACGAGGTGCCGATCTGGGCCAAGCAGAGCTGGCTCTTGCCGCTCGACAAGCTCGGCGACGACTATGACGCCAAGGACATCATCCCCGCCATTGCCGGCGGCCTTTCGGTCGACGGCAAGCTCTATGCCGCGCCCTTCTACGGCGAAAGCTCCTTCGTCATGTACCGCAAGGATTTGATGGAAAAAGCAGGGCTGAAGATGCCCGACGCTCCGACCTGGGACTTCATCAAGCAGGCCGCCGACAAGATGACCGACCGCGCCAATGGCGTGAATGGCGTCTGCCTGCGCGGCAAGGCCGGCTGGGGCGAGAACATGGCCTTCCTGACCGCCATGTCGAACTCCTTCGGCGCCCGCTGGTTCGACGAGAACTGGAAGCCGCAGTTCGACCAGCCCGAATGGAAGAACACGCTGCAGTTCTATGTCGACCTGATGAAGGCCGACGGTCCGGAAGGTGCGTCCTCCAACGGCTTCAACGAAAACCTGGCGCTGTTCCAGCAGGGCAAGTGCGGCATGTGGATCGACGCCACCGTCGCGGCATCCTTCGTTTCGGATCCGAAGAACTCGACCGTCGCCGACAAGGTCGGCTATGCGCTGGCGCCCGACAATGGTCTGGGCAAGCGCGGCAACTGGCTGTGGGCATGGTCGCTGGCCATTCCGGCCGGCACCAAGAAGGCTGACGCCGCCGAGAAGTTCGTCTCCTGGGCGACCAGCAAGCATTACGCCGAGCTCGTCGCGGCTAAGGAAGGCTGGGCCAACGTTCCTCCGGGCACGCGCTCCTCGCTCTACGCCAATGCCGAGTACCAGAAGGCGGCTCCGTTCGCCAAGATGACGCTGGACTCGATCAACGCCGCCGATCCGACGCATCCGACTGTCAAGCCGGTGCCCTATGTCGGCGTCCAGTTCGTCGCCATCCCTGAGTTCCAGGGCCTTGGCACCACTGTCGGCCAGCTCTTCTCGGCGGCTCTTGCCGGCCAGTCGAGCGTCGACGATGCGCTGAAGCAGGCCCAGGACGCTGCCACCGCGGCAATGACCGAAGGCGGGTATATCAAGTAA
- the gcvA gene encoding transcriptional regulator GcvA: MPDLSSPQVSQLPPLQAIRVFEAVARHLSFTKAAVELAMTQAAVSYQIKVLEERVGSPLFLRRPRQIELTESGQRLAPAVSEAFAILSQAYAAARGGADGLLCVTTVLTFASNWLAHHLGSFQMAHPALAVRLETSSRLTDFAREDVDLAIRSGGGKWPGLEAHKLLDADFTPMLSPKLAASIGGIKEPADLLRLPILDPGDIWWTQWFEAAGVHTHDLAKRPGSSMGAQAYEANAAIAGHGVAILTRALFKAELADGRLIQPFDLVGDDGHAYWLVYPEARRNVPKIRAFRDWLLAEIAC, encoded by the coding sequence ATGCCGGATCTGAGCTCACCGCAGGTTTCGCAACTCCCGCCGCTGCAGGCGATCCGGGTGTTCGAAGCGGTGGCGCGGCATCTTTCCTTCACCAAGGCCGCCGTGGAACTCGCCATGACACAGGCCGCGGTCAGCTATCAGATCAAGGTGCTGGAAGAGCGTGTCGGGTCACCGCTGTTCCTGCGCCGGCCGCGGCAGATCGAGCTGACCGAATCCGGCCAACGGCTGGCGCCGGCGGTCAGCGAGGCCTTTGCCATTCTCAGCCAGGCCTATGCCGCGGCGCGTGGCGGCGCGGACGGTCTGTTGTGCGTCACCACGGTGCTGACCTTTGCCTCGAATTGGCTGGCGCATCATCTGGGCTCATTCCAGATGGCCCATCCCGCGCTTGCCGTGCGGCTCGAAACATCGAGCCGGCTGACGGATTTCGCCCGCGAGGATGTCGACCTCGCCATCCGCTCGGGTGGCGGCAAATGGCCGGGGCTGGAAGCCCACAAGCTGCTCGATGCCGATTTCACGCCGATGCTGAGCCCGAAGCTCGCGGCCAGCATTGGCGGCATCAAGGAGCCAGCCGACCTGTTGCGGCTGCCGATCCTCGATCCGGGCGACATCTGGTGGACGCAATGGTTCGAGGCCGCCGGCGTGCATACGCACGACCTTGCCAAGCGGCCCGGCAGCAGCATGGGCGCGCAGGCCTATGAGGCCAATGCCGCCATAGCAGGCCATGGCGTGGCGATCCTGACTAGGGCGCTGTTCAAGGCGGAGCTCGCCGACGGCCGCCTGATCCAGCCCTTCGACCTGGTCGGCGACGATGGCCACGCCTACTGGCTGGTCTATCCCGAAGCGCGCCGCAATGTGCCGAAGATCCGCGCCTTCCGCGACTGGCTGCTGGCCGAGATCGCCTGCTGA
- a CDS encoding sugar-binding transcriptional regulator, whose amino-acid sequence MNSRQDGGSNRLDDAARAGWLYYVAGNTQDQIAATLGISRQTAQRLVSLAVSEGLIKVRVDHPIANCLDLAARLKSRFALDLVEVVPSDPNSSSTTIGIAEAAAAEIERRLRSPTPIVMGIGTGRTLKAAIEQLPPMECPQHKVVSLTGNISPDGSAAFYNVIFTMADRVKARSFPMPLPVIASSPQEREMLLNQPMIQPTLALAAEADVTFIGIGDLGPKAPLYEDGFISESELKALQKAGGIAEIVGWVFDRDGRMIEGITNDRVSSASLPSREKSLVIALAMGERKLPGILAAVNRRLVNGLITDERTATALLAGI is encoded by the coding sequence GTGAATAGCCGGCAGGATGGCGGCAGCAACAGGCTGGACGACGCGGCGCGCGCCGGCTGGCTTTATTATGTTGCCGGCAACACACAGGACCAGATCGCCGCCACGCTCGGCATTTCGCGGCAGACGGCGCAGCGGCTGGTGTCGCTTGCGGTGTCGGAAGGCTTGATCAAGGTTCGTGTCGATCATCCGATCGCCAACTGCCTCGACCTCGCCGCCCGGCTGAAATCGCGCTTCGCGCTCGACCTGGTCGAGGTGGTGCCGAGCGATCCGAATTCATCCTCCACCACGATCGGCATCGCCGAGGCGGCGGCCGCCGAGATCGAGCGGCGGCTGCGCTCTCCGACGCCGATCGTCATGGGCATCGGCACCGGACGCACGCTGAAGGCGGCGATCGAACAGCTGCCGCCGATGGAATGTCCGCAGCACAAGGTGGTGTCCTTGACGGGCAACATCTCGCCGGACGGTTCGGCCGCCTTCTACAACGTCATCTTCACAATGGCCGACCGGGTCAAGGCGCGCTCCTTCCCGATGCCGCTGCCGGTCATCGCCTCCTCGCCGCAGGAGCGCGAGATGCTGCTCAACCAGCCGATGATCCAGCCGACGCTGGCGCTTGCGGCGGAAGCCGACGTCACCTTCATCGGCATTGGCGACCTCGGTCCCAAGGCGCCGCTCTATGAGGATGGTTTCATTTCCGAAAGCGAGCTGAAAGCCCTGCAGAAGGCTGGCGGCATCGCCGAGATCGTCGGCTGGGTGTTCGATCGCGATGGCCGCATGATCGAAGGCATCACCAACGACCGCGTGTCGTCGGCATCGCTGCCGTCGCGTGAAAAATCGCTGGTCATCGCGCTGGCCATGGGTGAGCGCAAGCTGCCGGGAATCCTGGCGGCCGTGAACCGCCGGTTGGTCAATGGCCTCATCACCGATGAGCGGACGGCGACCGCTTTGCTGGCCGGCATCTGA
- a CDS encoding HAD family hydrolase — protein sequence MTPKAVFWDMDGTLVDSEPLHEAALVAAMRNVGLKPPADLHERVLGVAAWPVYEMMRDEFGLDLPFDDWIMRKYEHYLPLVEGLKPRPGAIEVFNELRALGVQQAVVSNSDRMIVDANLRMVGLVYPGMKTISRNDVREGKPHAEPFLRAAYLAGVDPAHAVAVDDSWPGAMAGLAAGMKTIFWSEKPMEGPPGAIVINSAEELRREVGL from the coding sequence ATGACACCGAAGGCGGTTTTCTGGGACATGGATGGCACGCTGGTCGACAGTGAGCCGCTGCACGAGGCAGCCCTTGTGGCGGCAATGCGCAATGTCGGCCTCAAGCCGCCCGCCGACCTGCATGAGCGCGTGCTCGGCGTCGCCGCCTGGCCGGTCTACGAGATGATGCGCGACGAATTCGGCCTCGATCTTCCCTTCGACGATTGGATCATGCGCAAATACGAGCATTATCTGCCGCTGGTCGAAGGCCTGAAGCCGCGCCCCGGCGCCATCGAGGTCTTCAACGAATTACGAGCGCTTGGCGTGCAGCAGGCGGTGGTTTCCAATTCTGACCGGATGATCGTCGACGCCAATCTGCGCATGGTCGGCCTTGTCTATCCCGGCATGAAGACCATCAGCCGCAACGATGTGCGCGAAGGCAAGCCGCACGCCGAACCCTTCCTGCGCGCTGCCTATCTGGCCGGTGTCGATCCCGCGCACGCGGTGGCGGTCGACGACAGCTGGCCGGGCGCCATGGCGGGACTGGCGGCGGGCATGAAGACGATCTTCTGGTCGGAAAAGCCGATGGAAGGACCGCCCGGCGCCATCGTCATCAACAGCGCCGAGGAATTGCGCCGAGAAGTCGGCCTTTAA
- a CDS encoding class II aldolase and adducin N-terminal domain-containing protein → MSITRLHKEPLSNLPYYEERVDLAAAFRWTARLNMHEAVANHFSLSVNDDGTKFLMNPNQVHFSRIKASDLLLIDANDPETLSGPNAPDPTAWGLHGAIHRNVPHARCAMHVHSIHATVLASLADSTLPPIDQNSAMFFNRHVVDAHYGGLAFEEEGERCSQLLTDPKVKVMVMGNHGVMVIGDTVADAFNRMFYFERAAETYIKALWTGRPLRTLSDAIAEKAASEMDDYPGQAERHLAELKAILDEQEPVYRN, encoded by the coding sequence ATGAGCATCACCCGCCTGCACAAGGAGCCGCTGAGCAACCTGCCTTACTACGAAGAGCGCGTCGATCTCGCCGCCGCTTTCCGCTGGACAGCTCGGCTCAACATGCATGAGGCGGTGGCCAATCATTTCTCCCTGTCCGTCAACGACGACGGCACCAAATTCCTGATGAACCCGAACCAGGTGCATTTCTCGCGCATCAAGGCGAGCGATCTGCTGCTGATCGACGCCAACGATCCCGAAACGCTCTCCGGCCCCAATGCGCCCGACCCGACGGCCTGGGGCCTGCACGGCGCCATCCACCGCAACGTGCCGCATGCGCGCTGCGCCATGCATGTGCATTCGATCCACGCCACCGTGCTGGCCTCGCTGGCGGACTCGACTTTGCCGCCGATCGACCAGAATTCGGCGATGTTCTTCAACCGCCATGTCGTCGACGCGCATTATGGCGGGCTGGCCTTCGAGGAAGAGGGCGAGCGCTGCTCGCAGCTTCTCACCGACCCCAAGGTCAAGGTGATGGTGATGGGCAATCACGGCGTGATGGTGATCGGCGACACGGTCGCCGATGCCTTCAACCGCATGTTCTATTTCGAGCGCGCCGCCGAGACCTACATCAAGGCGCTGTGGACCGGCCGGCCGCTGCGGACGCTGTCCGATGCCATCGCCGAGAAAGCGGCGAGCGAAATGGATGATTATCCCGGCCAGGCCGAGCGTCATCTCGCCGAATTGAAGGCGATCCTCGACGAGCAGGAACCCGTCTACCGGAATTAA